One genomic segment of Streptomyces liangshanensis includes these proteins:
- a CDS encoding helix-turn-helix transcriptional regulator has protein sequence MGRYGGTERTVRVRDSVVRAAGAARTVEDFFDAVTRAMAPALRFDVWAGVTVDPDTLINTGGNYRNAVPDTLMPRMLDIEYREGDVNSLPELARRPVPVGLLSEAVGGDLHRSPRYRDIAGPLGYRDELRVLLRDRHGAWGALVLGVGDDGEGFGPAATSFAAALAQPLGDALRRLHLTRRAQEEPAGTAPGLILLDDAYRPVHLTPAVARWFDDLPEGPAPAPPLGAVRGPAAGGAPGEGAGPGGRPPGLPPAVYAVAAAVRAPGARETLTSWAVTRSRGRVRLHAWQVDGPAPARVAVVVEQAAPGEHIALIVAAYGLTPRERDIATLVLRGLPTAEIARYARLSPHTVQDHLKSVFDKTGVRSRRDLVGALFARHFGPRRP, from the coding sequence ATGGGGCGGTACGGGGGAACCGAACGCACAGTCAGGGTCCGGGACTCGGTGGTCCGGGCGGCGGGGGCCGCGCGGACCGTCGAGGACTTCTTCGACGCGGTCACGCGGGCCATGGCGCCCGCCCTGCGCTTCGACGTATGGGCGGGCGTCACCGTCGACCCGGACACGCTGATCAACACGGGGGGCAACTACCGGAACGCGGTGCCCGACACGTTGATGCCGCGCATGCTCGACATCGAGTACCGGGAAGGAGACGTCAACTCGCTGCCCGAACTCGCGCGGCGGCCGGTGCCGGTGGGGCTCCTGAGCGAGGCGGTGGGCGGCGACCTGCACCGTAGTCCGCGCTACCGGGACATCGCCGGGCCGCTGGGTTACCGGGACGAACTGCGGGTGCTGTTACGGGACCGGCACGGCGCCTGGGGCGCGCTGGTCCTCGGCGTCGGGGACGACGGCGAGGGGTTCGGTCCGGCCGCCACGTCGTTCGCCGCCGCGCTCGCGCAGCCGCTCGGGGACGCGTTGCGGCGGCTCCACCTGACCCGGCGGGCACAGGAGGAGCCGGCGGGCACGGCACCCGGGCTGATACTGCTGGACGACGCCTACCGGCCGGTGCACCTGACGCCGGCGGTCGCCCGGTGGTTCGACGACCTCCCGGAGGGACCGGCGCCCGCCCCGCCCCTCGGCGCGGTTCGCGGGCCGGCCGCCGGGGGCGCCCCCGGTGAGGGCGCGGGGCCAGGGGGCCGGCCGCCCGGGTTACCGCCCGCGGTGTACGCGGTGGCCGCGGCCGTCCGGGCGCCCGGCGCGCGGGAGACGCTCACCTCGTGGGCCGTCACCCGGAGCCGCGGCCGGGTCCGGCTGCACGCCTGGCAGGTCGACGGGCCGGCCCCGGCGCGGGTCGCCGTGGTCGTCGAGCAGGCCGCGCCCGGCGAACACATCGCGCTGATCGTGGCCGCGTACGGGCTCACGCCGCGCGAACGGGACATCGCCACCCTGGTGCTGCGCGGCCTGCCGACCGCGGAGATCGCGCGCTACGCCCGGCTCTCCCCGCACACCGTGCAGGACCACCTGAAGTCGGTGTTCGACAAGACGGGGGTACGGAGCCGCCGCGACCTGGTCGGCGCCCTCTTCGCCCGCCACTTCGGGCCGCGGCGTCCCTGA
- a CDS encoding glycosyltransferase family 2 protein, giving the protein MPLVSVVMPVYNSAATLGAAVRSVLTQTHADLELLVTDDRSTDSSMDLLREFAERDERVLPESAPEQGGAGRARNLAIQRARGDYIAFLDSDDMWLPEKTEKQLAFAAEATAPLTFTSYFKMDADHDGESTEWVPNGRVIRARGHVDYRAMLVRDHIGALTAMYDRNVLGTRLMPEMRKRQDYALWLSIMRDGADARGLAEPLAVYRAHQAGSLSSNKLSLVQYNWSLYREHERLSVPRATRALTGAVWQSLRNSRV; this is encoded by the coding sequence GTGCCCCTGGTATCTGTCGTGATGCCCGTGTACAACTCCGCGGCCACCCTCGGCGCGGCGGTCCGATCGGTGCTCACCCAGACCCACGCCGATCTGGAGCTGCTGGTCACCGACGACCGGTCCACGGACAGTTCCATGGACCTGCTCCGCGAGTTCGCCGAGCGGGACGAGCGCGTCCTGCCGGAGTCGGCACCCGAGCAGGGCGGTGCGGGCCGGGCCCGTAACCTCGCGATCCAACGGGCCCGCGGGGACTACATCGCCTTCCTCGACAGCGACGACATGTGGCTTCCGGAGAAGACCGAGAAGCAGCTCGCGTTCGCCGCCGAGGCCACCGCGCCGTTGACGTTCACGTCGTACTTCAAGATGGACGCCGACCACGACGGCGAGAGCACGGAGTGGGTCCCGAACGGCCGGGTGATCCGCGCGCGGGGGCACGTGGACTACCGCGCGATGCTGGTCCGGGACCACATCGGCGCCCTCACGGCCATGTACGACCGCAACGTCCTGGGCACGAGGCTGATGCCGGAGATGCGCAAGCGCCAGGACTACGCCCTCTGGTTGTCGATCATGCGGGACGGGGCGGACGCCCGGGGCCTGGCCGAGCCGCTCGCGGTGTACCGGGCCCACCAGGCGGGGTCGCTGTCCTCCAACAAGCTCTCGCTCGTGCAGTACAACTGGTCCCTGTACCGCGAGCACGAGCGTCTGTCGGTGCCGCGGGCGACACGGGCGCTGACCGGGGCCGTGTGGCAGTCGCTGCGCAACTCGCGCGTCTGA
- a CDS encoding nucleoside hydrolase has translation MNTAPIPLYLDCDTGVDDALALAYLFNAPAAELAGVGTVFGNVTSAEGAANTAALLGLAGRSDVPVAVGAHDPIAGTFGGGARHVHGHNGVGGVDLPPGHRPGAETAAEMLVRLAHEHPHTLHVLTTAPLTNIAEALRIEPDLPALVANLTVMGGAVWVPGNVTPVAEANVANDPEAARVVLRAGFRTLLVPLDVTLRHHFDDTDADLFTHAGPPLHAALGQMLRHYVGFYESIGSGRRAPLHDPLAAAIAVGEVATTQVRGTALDVLLEAEDRGRTVAVDDPGVPKVGVVVEADPAAAAVIRERIMATAPLTAA, from the coding sequence ATGAACACCGCCCCCATCCCGCTGTATCTCGACTGCGACACAGGGGTCGACGACGCGCTCGCCCTCGCCTACCTGTTCAACGCCCCCGCCGCCGAGCTCGCCGGCGTAGGCACGGTCTTCGGCAACGTCACCTCGGCGGAGGGCGCCGCGAACACCGCCGCCCTGCTCGGCCTGGCGGGCCGGTCCGACGTGCCGGTGGCCGTGGGAGCGCACGACCCGATCGCCGGTACGTTCGGCGGCGGCGCCCGTCACGTGCACGGCCACAACGGCGTCGGCGGCGTCGACCTGCCCCCCGGCCACCGCCCGGGCGCGGAGACCGCGGCCGAGATGCTCGTTCGTCTCGCCCACGAGCACCCGCACACCCTGCACGTCCTGACCACGGCGCCGCTGACCAACATCGCCGAAGCGCTCCGGATCGAGCCGGACCTGCCCGCCCTGGTCGCGAACCTCACGGTCATGGGGGGCGCGGTCTGGGTTCCCGGGAACGTCACGCCCGTCGCGGAGGCGAACGTCGCCAACGACCCGGAAGCGGCCCGCGTCGTGCTGCGCGCCGGGTTCCGTACCCTGCTCGTGCCCCTGGACGTCACGCTGCGGCACCACTTCGACGACACGGACGCCGACCTGTTCACCCACGCGGGCCCGCCCCTGCACGCGGCCCTGGGACAGATGCTGCGCCACTACGTCGGCTTCTACGAGAGCATCGGATCCGGCCGTCGCGCGCCCCTGCACGATCCCCTCGCCGCCGCGATCGCCGTCGGCGAGGTCGCCACCACCCAGGTGCGCGGGACCGCGCTCGACGTTCTGCTGGAGGCGGAGGACCGGGGGCGGACGGTCGCCGTCGACGACCCCGGCGTGCCGAAGGTCGGTGTGGTCGTGGAGGCGGACCCGGCCGCCGCGGCGGTCATCCGCGAGCGCATCATGGCCACCGCGCCGCTCACGGCGGCCTGA
- the thpR gene encoding RNA 2',3'-cyclic phosphodiesterase, giving the protein MNERTRPAGIRVFVALAPPDDAKEELLGEVRPAYATHPGMRWNRVEDWHITLAYLGELPTETVPPLRRPLADLAARRRPPRLALRGSGTFDDRVLWTGLDGDLDELRALAADVRTVVAACGIVFEDRPLRPHLTLARARRGDLASVGEIAGGLASFTGRRWAAERLHLVGSNAARGDGPIRYRDIEAWPLGRALP; this is encoded by the coding sequence GTGAACGAACGTACCCGGCCCGCGGGCATCCGTGTATTCGTCGCCCTCGCCCCGCCGGACGACGCCAAGGAAGAACTGCTCGGGGAGGTGCGTCCCGCCTACGCCACGCATCCCGGCATGCGGTGGAACCGCGTGGAGGACTGGCACATCACCCTGGCGTACCTCGGGGAACTGCCCACGGAGACGGTGCCGCCGCTGCGCCGGCCCCTCGCCGACCTCGCGGCGCGCCGCCGCCCGCCCCGCCTCGCGCTGCGCGGCAGCGGCACCTTCGACGACCGGGTGCTGTGGACCGGGCTCGACGGCGATCTGGACGAACTGCGGGCGCTGGCCGCGGACGTGCGTACCGTCGTAGCCGCCTGCGGGATCGTCTTCGAGGACCGGCCCCTGCGGCCTCATCTGACACTCGCCCGCGCGCGCCGGGGAGACCTCGCCTCGGTGGGTGAGATCGCGGGCGGGCTCGCCTCGTTCACCGGGCGCCGGTGGGCCGCCGAGCGTCTGCATCTGGTGGGCAGCAACGCCGCCCGCGGCGACGGGCCGATCCGGTACCGGGACATCGAGGCGTGGCCGCTCGGTCGCGCCCTCCCCTAG
- a CDS encoding TIGR00730 family Rossman fold protein codes for MRRLAVFLASSDGKDPAYAAVAAHVGTELARRGIGVVYGGGRRGLMGVVADAALKAGGEVIGVIPRSMVEREWAHEGVTELHVCDSMHERKAMMADFADGFVALPGGLGTLEEIFEVWSWRQLGFHAKPVGLLDAGGFWTPLVDALRGIADSGFLPASTLDDLAVAPDLPTLLDELEARLRRAPRPAHGG; via the coding sequence ATGCGCCGCCTCGCCGTCTTCCTCGCCTCGTCCGACGGAAAGGACCCGGCGTACGCGGCGGTGGCCGCCCACGTGGGCACGGAGCTGGCCCGGCGCGGGATCGGCGTGGTCTACGGCGGCGGGCGCCGGGGGCTGATGGGCGTCGTGGCGGATGCCGCGCTGAAGGCGGGCGGCGAGGTCATCGGGGTCATCCCGCGCAGCATGGTCGAGCGGGAGTGGGCGCACGAGGGAGTGACGGAGCTGCACGTCTGCGACTCGATGCACGAGCGCAAGGCGATGATGGCCGACTTCGCCGACGGGTTCGTCGCCCTGCCCGGCGGGCTCGGCACGCTGGAGGAGATCTTCGAGGTGTGGTCCTGGCGCCAGTTGGGGTTCCACGCCAAGCCGGTCGGCCTCCTCGACGCCGGGGGCTTCTGGACGCCGCTGGTCGACGCCCTGCGCGGCATCGCCGACTCCGGATTCCTTCCCGCGTCCACCCTGGACGACCTCGCCGTCGCACCCGACCTGCCCACGCTGCTGGACGAGCTGGAGGCGCGACTGCGCAGGGCTCCGCGGCCCGCGCACGGAGGCTGA